From Candidatus Neptunochlamydia vexilliferae:
TCGCTGGACCCAAACAAAAGACCCAAATGCTTCTTTAAAAGTTCTGCAGCAAATTTCAGAAGCTTATAAGCAAGACTTTAAAAAGTATGCTAAAAAATCACAGATCAAGTATCTCGAGCTTCTCTTTCGCCAACCCCCTCATCTGATTGGAAGAGAGTTTTCCTATAGAGAAATCCATGGTGAATACCGAAAGCGAGAACTTGCCCCTGCCCTTGAACTTTTACAGCGGGCAAATATTATCCATATGATTTACCACACATCAGGACAGGGAATCCCTATCGGAGCTGATGTAAACTTTGACTCATTTAAAATTATCTACCTTGACATTGCTCTTTGCCAATCAATCCTAGGATCTGATGTTTCTATCTGGTTTTTGAATCCTTTAGAAGGTTTTAAAAATCGTGGAGAGATTGCAGAGGCTTTTATTGGCCAAGAGCTCCTCTGTTATTCTAACCCAAACAGCTCAGCAAGGCTCCATTTCTGGAAACGACAGCAAAAAAGTAGCAATGCTGAAATCGACTACCTTGTCCAAAAAGGAGATCAGATTCTCCCTATCGAGGTAAAAAGTGGCCATGGGAATACCTTAAGGAGCCTCAGCCTTTTCTTAGAAACCCATCCTAAATCTCGTACAGGCATCCGTTTTTCATCCCTAGACTACTCGATGCTTGATGATCTTGACTCCCGTCCTCTTTATGCTGCCGTTTCTCTTGCTCATGAGAGCCAGAAAGAAGCTATTGAAAGCCTTTTTTCTTCTTGATTCAGCGCCACATATTGCTTCATAATGGGGATAGGAGGAAAGCGTCATGACGATCAAAGGTGTAAAGCTATCAAGCTTAAAGAAAAAGGGAAGCCAGTACTACTATCGAGGACGGTATTGGACTCTCAACAAACCGGTTAAGTCTACAGCTAAGGGTAAAAAAATGATGGTCTTAGCGACCAAAATGGTTGATGGAGAAAGGCGGGTCCGCCTGATCCACTTCGGCGCCCTAGG
This genomic window contains:
- a CDS encoding ATP-binding protein; translated protein: MFKRIIDLHLRNWKNDPYRKPLLLRGARQVGKTYAVRQLGQEFKNFVEVNFEQLEQAAAIFEKDLIPEKLIIALSVLINAPIVPGETLLFLDEVQQAPRSILALRYFYEQMPELHVIAAGSLLEFAIEKVGVPVGRVSMLYMYPLSLMEYLVATGDTLLAKAIFNHSAGVPMEEPIHSKALEKLGEYLSIGGMPETVLRWTQTKDPNASLKVLQQISEAYKQDFKKYAKKSQIKYLELLFRQPPHLIGREFSYREIHGEYRKRELAPALELLQRANIIHMIYHTSGQGIPIGADVNFDSFKIIYLDIALCQSILGSDVSIWFLNPLEGFKNRGEIAEAFIGQELLCYSNPNSSARLHFWKRQQKSSNAEIDYLVQKGDQILPIEVKSGHGNTLRSLSLFLETHPKSRTGIRFSSLDYSMLDDLDSRPLYAAVSLAHESQKEAIESLFSS